One stretch of Zingiber officinale cultivar Zhangliang chromosome 6B, Zo_v1.1, whole genome shotgun sequence DNA includes these proteins:
- the LOC121992626 gene encoding mitochondrial inner membrane protease ATP23-like, whose protein sequence is MAEAAPDPGSGAAAGAPIPDAGTGVETSIRGSGMPFRECVDRINKSLDHPKVRFLREHMLKAGCPVWVQLLMPLNCNSEGLSYAGGYVRGKGISVCCNHMTFQDEINQVLIHELIHAYDDCRAKNITWSNCAHHACSEIRANHLSGDCHYKRELLRGYTKLRGHEQECVKRRALKSLQLNPNCSGAAAKDAIEAVWDICYNDTYPFERAP, encoded by the exons ATGGCGGAGGCGGCTCCCGATCCAGGGTCCGGAGCCGCTGCCGGCGCGCCCATCCCGGACGCCGGGACCGGCGTCGAGACGTCGATACGCGGCAGTGGCATGCCCTTCAGGGAATGCGTCGACCGGATCAACAAAAGCCTCGACC ATCCCAAAGTGAGGTTCTTGAGGGAGCACATGCTGAAGGCGGGTTGCCCCGTCTGGGTGCAGCTCCTCATGCCATTGAATTGCAATAGTGAAGGTTTGTCCTACGCCGGCGGCTACGTTCGTGGCAAAGGG ATAAGTGTTTGTTGCAATCACATGACTTTCCAAGATGAAATAAATCAAGTACTTATTCATGAATTGATCCATGCTTATGATGATTGCCGTGCAAAAAACATCACCTGGTCAAATTGTGCTCATCATGCTTGCTCCGAG ATTCGTGCAAATCATTTGAGTGGTGATTGCCACTACAAACGTGAATTGCTACGTGGATACACTAAACTACGAGGGCATGAACAA GAATGCGTGAAAAGGCGGGCGTTAAAGTCACTTCAACTTAATCCAAATTGCTCAGGAGCAGCTGCTAAGGATGCCATTGAGGCTGTTTGGGATATATGCTACAACGATACATACCCTTTTGAGAGAGCTCCATAG